One segment of Rhodanobacter thiooxydans DNA contains the following:
- a CDS encoding glutamate--cysteine ligase, giving the protein MSIPSAVKSTPIQGRQQLADYLAAGEKPREAWRIGTEHEKFGFRTDDLRPPTFEGERGIKLLLENIATRYGWEVAREGENPVALSRDKASITLEPAGQLELSGAPLETIHQTCCEVNSHLEEVRSVASGMGLGFLGMGFQPKWRRDEMPWMPKGRYKIMREYMPKVGSLGLDMMTRTCTVQVNLDFSSEADMIKKFRVGLALQPIATALFADSPFTEGRPNGYLSYRSQIWTDTDPDRTGMLDFVFADGFGYERYVDYILDVPMYFSYQDGRYIDLAGQDFKRFLAGELPTLPGVHATMKDFADHLTTAFPEVRLKQYLEMRGADGGPWNRLCALPAFWVGLLYDDEALDAAWDLVKDFSREERHALRDGVPKHALKLPFRGGMVRDLAEEALKIASHGLKRRARLNRHGADESIFLEPMIEIVQANQTPAERKLELFHGPWHGSVDPVFREFAY; this is encoded by the coding sequence GTGTCCATACCCAGTGCCGTCAAGAGCACCCCGATCCAGGGCCGCCAGCAGCTTGCCGACTACCTCGCCGCCGGCGAGAAGCCGCGCGAGGCGTGGCGCATCGGCACCGAGCACGAGAAATTCGGCTTCCGCACCGACGACTTGCGCCCGCCCACGTTCGAGGGCGAGCGCGGCATCAAGCTGCTGCTGGAAAACATCGCCACCCGCTACGGCTGGGAGGTGGCGCGTGAGGGCGAGAACCCGGTGGCGCTGTCGCGCGACAAGGCCTCGATCACGCTGGAACCGGCCGGGCAGCTGGAGTTGTCCGGCGCGCCGCTGGAGACCATCCACCAGACCTGCTGCGAGGTGAACTCGCACCTGGAGGAAGTCCGCTCGGTCGCCAGCGGCATGGGCCTGGGCTTCCTCGGCATGGGCTTCCAGCCGAAATGGCGGCGCGACGAGATGCCGTGGATGCCGAAGGGCCGCTACAAGATCATGCGCGAATACATGCCCAAGGTCGGCTCGCTCGGCCTGGACATGATGACGCGCACCTGCACGGTGCAGGTGAACCTGGATTTCTCGTCCGAAGCGGACATGATCAAGAAGTTCCGCGTCGGCCTCGCGCTGCAACCGATCGCCACCGCGCTGTTCGCCGATTCGCCGTTCACCGAAGGACGTCCAAACGGCTATCTGTCGTACCGCTCGCAGATCTGGACCGACACCGATCCGGACCGCACCGGCATGCTCGACTTCGTGTTCGCCGACGGCTTCGGCTACGAGCGCTACGTCGACTACATCCTCGACGTGCCGATGTACTTCAGCTACCAGGACGGCCGCTACATCGACCTGGCCGGGCAGGATTTCAAGCGCTTCCTCGCCGGCGAGCTGCCCACCCTGCCGGGCGTGCACGCGACCATGAAGGACTTCGCCGACCACCTCACCACCGCCTTCCCCGAGGTGCGCCTGAAGCAATACCTGGAAATGCGCGGCGCCGACGGCGGCCCGTGGAACCGGCTGTGCGCGCTGCCCGCGTTCTGGGTTGGTCTGCTGTACGACGACGAAGCGCTGGACGCGGCGTGGGACCTGGTCAAGGACTTCAGCCGCGAGGAACGCCATGCCCTGCGCGACGGCGTGCCGAAGCACGCGCTGAAGCTGCCCTTCCGCGGCGGCATGGTGCGCGACCTCGCCGAGGAAGCGCTAAAGATCGCCAGCCACGGCCTCAAGCGCCGCGCCCGCCTCAACCGCCACGGCGCCGACGAAAGCATCTTCCTCGAACCGATGATCGAGATCGTGCAGGCCAACCAGACCCCGGCCGAGCGCAAGCTGGAGCTGTTCCACGGCCCCTGGCACGGCAGTGTCGATCCGGTGTTCCGCGAGTTCGCCTACTGA
- a CDS encoding ankyrin repeat domain-containing protein yields MFVRFALIMLGMLLVNSAIADGLPIPPQPCASQWNAMGRKAYQLGAMNASPEIARLMVNAGDGKLDEVRRQLRAMPSADASRWRQAAMITAVWAGQSGTVDALLYDGADANAVAQIPNFGKATMDQMKALDPQLFRMAEKTGAVDEAAARTSGPALSIAVECGDVATVNVLLHHQADAKPRPATGTADVLLWATVQGEADIVQALLDHGADPCMDDRRITQAHRKHPDRPVHTLAQIGTRARLSVALVARLRCPAIDPTH; encoded by the coding sequence ATGTTTGTCCGCTTTGCGCTCATCATGCTCGGGATGTTGCTGGTCAACAGCGCCATTGCCGACGGACTGCCAATACCGCCCCAGCCATGTGCTTCCCAGTGGAACGCGATGGGTCGGAAGGCTTACCAGCTTGGCGCAATGAATGCCTCCCCCGAGATCGCCAGACTCATGGTGAATGCGGGTGATGGCAAGCTCGACGAAGTCCGCAGGCAATTGCGCGCCATGCCTTCGGCAGATGCTTCGCGCTGGCGGCAAGCCGCCATGATCACCGCCGTCTGGGCCGGGCAGTCTGGAACGGTCGATGCCCTTCTTTACGATGGCGCGGATGCCAACGCCGTTGCGCAGATACCCAATTTCGGCAAAGCCACCATGGATCAGATGAAGGCGCTCGATCCGCAACTGTTCAGGATGGCCGAAAAAACGGGAGCCGTGGACGAGGCGGCAGCGAGAACGTCGGGGCCGGCTCTGTCCATCGCGGTCGAATGCGGAGACGTCGCCACGGTGAACGTCCTGCTACATCACCAGGCCGATGCGAAACCGCGTCCGGCAACCGGCACGGCCGATGTATTGCTGTGGGCCACGGTGCAAGGCGAGGCCGACATCGTTCAAGCCTTGCTCGATCATGGCGCCGATCCCTGCATGGACGATCGCCGCATCACCCAGGCCCACCGCAAGCATCCGGATCGACCCGTACATACCCTGGCGCAAATCGGTACGCGTGCCCGTCTTTCCGTCGCCCTGGTGGCCCGTCTTCGCTGCCCGGCCATCGACCCCACGCACTGA
- a CDS encoding acyltransferase family protein: protein MTHLPRSAPFGEHANNFDGLRLVASLMVLASHQFVLLGLHEATLAEGMTLGSIAVAMFFTMSGYLVTESWYHDPHIMRFAMRRFLRIWPALIVATLVIVVAGAVLTTLPLHEYLGRETRRFITFNAQLRAYYTLPGVFVTTPANAILSAVNGSWWTIPLEAKCYAYVAVLGAIGLRRRIFSLLALLVVAVMYAKTLPGHSHDNSFDNLCYFYTAFFLGGVCARQYAVEIGRRRLIVAVAVAACLLAAALLQHARLAQWAVLVPFTLWFGHQATPGLRSAARFGDLSYGAYLYAYFVQQLSVHLWPATPSYLATAAVAAVITLLAAWCSWHAVEAPALSLKRRLRAWFPDSAH from the coding sequence GTGACCCACCTCCCTCGTTCCGCACCATTCGGCGAACACGCCAACAATTTCGACGGGCTGCGGCTGGTCGCCTCGCTGATGGTGCTGGCCTCGCACCAGTTCGTGCTGCTCGGCCTGCATGAAGCCACGCTGGCCGAGGGCATGACGCTCGGCTCGATCGCGGTCGCGATGTTCTTCACCATGAGTGGCTACCTGGTCACCGAGAGCTGGTACCACGACCCGCACATCATGCGTTTCGCCATGCGCCGGTTCCTGCGCATCTGGCCTGCACTGATCGTCGCCACGCTGGTCATCGTGGTCGCCGGAGCTGTGCTCACCACCTTGCCGCTGCACGAGTACTTGGGCCGCGAGACCCGCCGCTTCATCACCTTCAATGCCCAGTTGCGCGCCTACTACACGCTGCCGGGCGTATTCGTCACGACGCCGGCCAACGCCATCCTGTCGGCGGTCAATGGCAGCTGGTGGACGATACCCCTGGAGGCGAAATGCTATGCCTATGTCGCCGTGCTTGGCGCCATCGGCCTGCGCCGGAGGATCTTCAGCCTGCTCGCGCTGCTCGTGGTCGCGGTGATGTACGCCAAGACGCTGCCCGGGCACTCCCATGACAACAGCTTCGACAACCTCTGCTATTTCTACACGGCGTTCTTCCTTGGCGGCGTCTGCGCGCGCCAGTACGCCGTCGAGATCGGCCGGCGGCGCCTGATCGTGGCGGTTGCCGTGGCGGCCTGCCTGCTGGCTGCCGCCCTGCTGCAACACGCACGACTGGCGCAATGGGCGGTGCTGGTGCCGTTCACCCTGTGGTTCGGACACCAAGCCACGCCAGGCCTGCGTTCCGCAGCCCGGTTCGGCGACCTGTCCTACGGCGCGTATCTGTACGCCTACTTCGTGCAGCAGCTCAGCGTGCACCTGTGGCCGGCGACGCCTTCGTACCTGGCCACGGCAGCCGTGGCCGCCGTCATCACCCTGCTGGCCGCATGGTGCTCGTGGCACGCGGTGGAGGCTCCGGCGCTATCACTGAAACGGCGACTTCGTGCCTGGTTCCCCGACTCCGCCCATTGA
- the rho gene encoding transcription termination factor Rho yields the protein MSDTENRTPNDAPGADARPVAENKPEPRPRAPRRTAAAIAAASAGKATAADSPATPAPASTPAPAAQVPVAASLPAAARPVQEPREFTAQSAPNQDSPQAQPNPGQVQSPNQAQNPNQGQNPNNGGREGREGRGRRRRNERGGNPNPQQQGRQQHPRPNPNGLPVDDDNADPGSNDRVINLTELKRMRAPQLLEFAESLGVYEGVARARKQDVIFNVLKAHARSGGGIWAEGVLEILQDGFGFLRSADESYLAGPDDIYVSPSQIRRFNLRTGDYITGRVRHPKEGERYFAMLRVDDINGDPPEASKNKMLFENLTPLFPRKAFKLERGNGSSEDITGRILDLIAPIGKGQRGLIVSQPKSGKTMMLQNIAQAIQYNHPEAHLIMLLIDERPEEVTEIARTVRAEVISSTFDEPAVRHVQVAEMVIERAKRLVEHKKDVIILLDSITRLARAYNTVIPSSGKVLTGGVDANALQRPKRFFGAARNVEEGGSLTIIATALTETGSKMDEVIYEEFKGTGNMEVHLSRRISEKRVYPAIDINRSGTRREDLLIEPDMLAKIWILRKLLHPMDELAAMEFMLDKMKNTKSNDEFFNSMKR from the coding sequence GTGTCCGATACCGAAAACCGAACCCCGAACGACGCCCCGGGCGCCGACGCCAGGCCTGTTGCCGAAAACAAACCCGAGCCGCGCCCCCGCGCGCCGCGCCGCACGGCCGCCGCGATCGCGGCGGCGAGCGCCGGGAAGGCGACGGCCGCCGACAGCCCTGCCACGCCAGCACCGGCGTCGACGCCGGCTCCCGCAGCGCAGGTACCGGTAGCGGCCAGCCTGCCGGCGGCAGCGCGCCCCGTACAGGAGCCGCGCGAGTTCACTGCCCAGTCCGCCCCGAACCAGGACTCACCGCAAGCCCAGCCGAATCCGGGCCAGGTGCAGAGCCCGAACCAGGCGCAGAACCCGAACCAGGGCCAGAACCCGAACAATGGCGGCCGTGAAGGTCGCGAAGGTCGTGGCCGGCGCCGCCGCAACGAGCGCGGCGGCAACCCGAACCCGCAGCAGCAGGGACGTCAGCAGCATCCGCGTCCGAACCCGAACGGCCTGCCGGTGGACGACGACAACGCCGATCCCGGCAGCAACGACCGGGTGATCAACCTCACCGAACTCAAGCGCATGCGCGCGCCGCAGCTGCTGGAGTTCGCCGAGTCGCTGGGCGTGTACGAAGGCGTCGCCCGCGCGCGCAAGCAGGACGTGATCTTCAACGTGCTCAAGGCGCACGCCCGCTCCGGCGGCGGCATCTGGGCCGAAGGCGTGCTGGAAATCCTGCAGGACGGCTTCGGCTTCCTGCGCTCGGCCGACGAGTCCTACCTGGCCGGTCCGGACGACATCTACGTGTCGCCCAGCCAGATCCGCCGCTTCAACCTGCGCACCGGCGACTACATCACCGGTCGCGTGCGCCACCCGAAGGAAGGCGAGCGCTACTTCGCCATGCTGCGCGTCGACGACATCAACGGCGATCCGCCGGAGGCGTCGAAGAACAAGATGCTGTTCGAGAACCTCACCCCGCTGTTCCCGCGCAAGGCGTTCAAGCTGGAGCGCGGCAACGGTTCGAGCGAGGACATCACCGGCCGCATCCTCGACCTGATCGCGCCGATCGGCAAGGGCCAGCGCGGCCTGATCGTCTCCCAGCCGAAGTCCGGCAAGACGATGATGCTGCAGAACATCGCCCAGGCGATCCAGTACAACCATCCCGAAGCGCACCTGATCATGCTGTTGATCGACGAGCGCCCGGAAGAGGTGACCGAGATCGCCCGCACCGTGCGCGCCGAGGTAATCAGCTCGACCTTCGACGAGCCGGCGGTGCGTCACGTGCAGGTCGCCGAGATGGTGATCGAGCGGGCCAAGCGCCTGGTCGAGCACAAGAAGGACGTGATCATCCTGCTCGACTCGATCACCCGCCTGGCGCGTGCCTACAACACCGTGATCCCCAGCTCCGGCAAGGTGCTCACCGGCGGCGTCGACGCCAACGCGCTGCAGCGTCCGAAGCGTTTCTTCGGCGCCGCGCGCAACGTCGAGGAGGGCGGCAGCCTGACCATCATCGCCACCGCGCTGACCGAAACCGGCAGCAAGATGGACGAGGTGATCTACGAGGAGTTCAAGGGCACCGGCAACATGGAAGTGCACCTGTCCCGGCGCATCTCCGAGAAGCGCGTCTACCCGGCGATCGACATCAACCGCTCCGGCACCCGCCGCGAAGACTTGCTGATCGAGCCGGACATGCTGGCCAAGATCTGGATCCTGCGCAAGCTGCTGCACCCGATGGACGAGCTGGCCGCGATGGAATTCATGCTCGACAAGATGAAGAACACCAAGTCCAACGACGAGTTCTTCAATTCGATGAAGCGCTGA
- the trxA gene encoding thioredoxin TrxA: MSDLITHVNDDAFEQQVLKSETPVLLDFWAEWCGPCKAIAPMLDEIAQQYEGKLRIVKVNIDQNQQTPRAYGVRGIPTLMVFKNGKVEATQIGAVSKGQLTQMIDKAI, translated from the coding sequence GTGAGCGACCTGATTACCCATGTGAACGACGACGCCTTCGAACAGCAGGTGCTCAAATCCGAAACCCCGGTGCTGCTGGATTTCTGGGCGGAATGGTGCGGCCCGTGCAAGGCCATCGCGCCGATGCTGGACGAGATTGCCCAGCAGTACGAAGGCAAGCTGCGCATCGTCAAGGTCAACATCGACCAGAACCAGCAGACCCCGCGGGCCTATGGCGTGCGCGGCATCCCGACCCTGATGGTGTTCAAGAACGGCAAGGTAGAGGCGACCCAGATCGGCGCCGTCAGCAAAGGCCAGCTGACCCAGATGATCGACAAGGCCATCTGA
- the rhlB gene encoding ATP-dependent RNA helicase RhlB, with protein sequence MSQTVLTDTFFANFDLHPLLQQGLDDSGFTRCTPIQEMTLAPALAGRDVAGQAQTGTGKTCAFLVALMNRLLTTPAVAGRKDSDPRALVIAPTRELAIQIDKDAKAIGRHTGLRSALIYGGVDYDKQRQQLKDGCDIIIATPGRLLDYHKQGVFSLNSVEVMVIDEADRMFDLGFIKDVRFIFRKLPPREQRQVLLFSATLSHRVLELAYEHMHEAEKLVVESDNVTADKVRQLVYFPAKEEKMPLLLNLIDRHQPSRSIIFVNTKAAAERITERVKRHGCRVGAISGDVPQLKRQKLLQRFQDGQLDILVATDVAARGLHIPAVSHVFNYDLPHEAEDYVHRIGRTARLGAEGDAISFACDLYAMSLPDIEAYIGQSIPVAAMEPELLVMPKPRAIDAEFAANAAADSAAFGDVVPPRPGEKPRHGGASGRGGERGGNSRGAARPPRERRPAAVDAAVVTEQPVAVAVHKTDAAPAADGGTSAEGVRKPRRRRGGRNRRRDGAPTDGVETTGHQPAVAEGNRAPRGERRPPRERNPAESAGTGHNRPSRQVAVTSGKAVEHAHPKKPGLFRRLTRLFTGR encoded by the coding sequence ATGTCACAAACCGTACTCACCGACACTTTCTTCGCCAACTTCGATCTTCATCCGCTGCTGCAGCAGGGCCTGGACGACAGCGGCTTCACCCGCTGCACGCCGATCCAGGAAATGACCCTGGCGCCGGCGCTGGCCGGGCGCGACGTCGCCGGCCAAGCGCAGACCGGCACCGGCAAGACCTGCGCCTTCCTGGTCGCGCTGATGAACCGCCTGCTGACCACCCCGGCGGTGGCCGGGCGCAAGGATTCGGACCCGCGCGCACTGGTGATCGCGCCCACCCGCGAACTGGCGATCCAGATCGACAAGGACGCCAAGGCGATCGGGCGCCACACCGGCCTGCGCAGCGCACTGATCTACGGCGGCGTCGACTACGACAAGCAGCGCCAGCAGCTGAAGGACGGCTGCGACATCATCATCGCCACCCCCGGCCGCCTGCTCGACTACCACAAGCAAGGGGTTTTCAGCCTCAACAGCGTCGAGGTGATGGTGATCGACGAGGCCGACCGCATGTTCGACCTCGGCTTCATCAAGGACGTTCGCTTCATCTTCCGCAAGCTGCCGCCGCGCGAGCAGCGCCAGGTGCTGCTGTTCTCCGCCACGCTGAGCCATCGCGTGCTGGAGCTGGCCTACGAACACATGCACGAGGCCGAGAAGCTGGTGGTGGAGAGCGACAACGTCACCGCCGACAAGGTGCGCCAGCTGGTCTACTTCCCGGCCAAGGAAGAGAAGATGCCGCTGCTGCTGAACCTGATCGACCGGCACCAGCCGTCGCGCAGCATCATCTTCGTCAACACCAAGGCCGCCGCCGAACGCATCACCGAGCGCGTCAAGCGCCACGGCTGCCGCGTCGGCGCGATCTCCGGCGACGTGCCGCAGCTGAAGCGGCAGAAGCTGCTGCAGCGTTTCCAGGACGGCCAGCTGGACATCCTGGTGGCCACCGACGTGGCCGCGCGCGGCCTGCACATCCCGGCGGTCAGCCACGTCTTCAACTACGACCTGCCGCACGAGGCCGAGGATTACGTGCACCGCATCGGCCGCACCGCGCGGCTCGGTGCCGAGGGCGACGCGATCAGCTTCGCCTGCGACCTGTACGCGATGTCGCTGCCGGACATCGAGGCCTACATCGGGCAGAGCATCCCGGTCGCGGCGATGGAGCCGGAACTGCTGGTGATGCCGAAGCCGCGCGCGATCGATGCCGAATTCGCCGCGAATGCCGCCGCTGACAGCGCCGCGTTCGGCGACGTGGTGCCGCCGCGGCCGGGCGAGAAGCCACGGCATGGCGGGGCCTCCGGTCGTGGCGGCGAGCGCGGCGGGAACAGCCGTGGCGCCGCGCGTCCACCGCGCGAACGCCGGCCGGCCGCGGTCGATGCCGCCGTCGTGACCGAGCAGCCGGTTGCCGTGGCCGTGCACAAGACCGACGCCGCCCCGGCAGCGGATGGCGGTACGTCCGCCGAGGGCGTGCGCAAGCCGCGTCGTCGTCGCGGTGGCCGCAATCGCCGCCGCGACGGTGCGCCGACCGATGGTGTGGAGACGACGGGTCACCAGCCCGCGGTTGCCGAGGGCAATCGCGCGCCGCGGGGCGAGCGTCGCCCGCCGCGCGAGCGCAACCCGGCCGAGTCCGCGGGCACCGGCCACAACCGGCCGTCGCGACAGGTTGCGGTGACCTCGGGCAAGGCCGTCGAGCATGCCCATCCGAAAAAGCCGGGCCTGTTTCGCCGGTTGACCCGGCTGTTTACCGGGCGCTGA
- the ftsE gene encoding cell division ATP-binding protein FtsE, with the protein MIQFDQVSKRYEGGHEALSQLSFEVPTGEMAFVTGHSGAGKSTLLKLLGLIERPSHGSISVDGRSLAKIRHSGIPKWRRHLGMVFQDHRLLLDRSVFANVELPLVIGGIARAERARRVRAALEKVGLLAYERQLPATLSTGEQQRVGIARAIVARPSLLIADEPTGNLDPQLAVEIMGLFGEFQQVGTTVLIASHDLPLIKRMKKRVIVLDHGRLVADLAAQEVL; encoded by the coding sequence GTGATCCAGTTCGATCAAGTCAGCAAGCGCTACGAAGGCGGCCATGAGGCGCTCTCGCAGCTTTCGTTCGAGGTGCCGACCGGCGAGATGGCCTTCGTCACCGGGCATTCCGGCGCCGGCAAGAGCACCCTGCTCAAGCTGCTGGGGCTGATCGAGCGGCCCTCGCACGGCAGCATCAGCGTGGACGGCAGGAGCCTGGCGAAGATCCGCCACAGCGGCATCCCGAAGTGGCGCCGGCATCTGGGCATGGTGTTCCAGGACCATCGCCTGTTGCTGGATCGCAGCGTGTTCGCCAACGTCGAACTGCCGCTGGTGATCGGCGGCATCGCCCGCGCCGAACGCGCCCGGCGCGTGCGCGCGGCGCTGGAGAAGGTCGGCCTGCTCGCCTACGAGCGGCAACTGCCGGCGACGCTGTCCACCGGCGAGCAGCAGCGCGTGGGCATCGCCCGCGCGATCGTGGCGCGTCCCAGCCTGCTGATCGCCGACGAGCCCACCGGCAACCTCGACCCGCAGTTGGCGGTGGAGATCATGGGCCTGTTCGGCGAGTTCCAGCAGGTCGGCACCACCGTGCTGATCGCCAGCCACGACCTGCCGCTGATCAAGCGCATGAAGAAGCGCGTGATCGTGCTCGACCACGGCCGCCTGGTGGCCGACCTGGCCGCGCAGGAGGTGCTGTGA
- the ftsX gene encoding permease-like cell division protein FtsX encodes MNTSPETLHVPADAPQRNVHSRGNRFASWQEHHRWSAASSLRRLASRPFGSLLTIAVMGLALALPLAFYLLLGNVQQLGHALGQSQAISVFLQPGQTASQVQLLARQLGERPEVAAVVVKTPQQGMDELAKMQGFSGALQTLDDNPLPYVLQLQPRAGVSAHALEQLVADVRTLHSVDLVQDSGNWRQRLDALLGVGNRVVLVLASLLALAALLVVGNTIRVDIASRSEEIGVLLVVGASGAFVRRPYLYAGIWYGLFSGILAALLAVLIELALAAPVAQLSQAYDGRLQVGGLPPWLLLAVPLVAAALGWLGARLVSAWQLRKAV; translated from the coding sequence GTGAACACGTCGCCGGAAACCTTGCACGTGCCCGCGGATGCGCCGCAGCGCAACGTCCACAGCCGCGGCAACCGCTTCGCCAGCTGGCAGGAACATCATCGCTGGAGCGCGGCGTCCAGCCTGCGCCGGCTTGCCTCGCGTCCGTTCGGCAGCTTGCTCACCATCGCGGTGATGGGCCTGGCGCTGGCCCTGCCGCTGGCGTTCTACCTGCTGCTGGGCAATGTGCAGCAGCTCGGTCATGCGCTGGGCCAGAGCCAGGCGATCAGCGTGTTCCTGCAGCCGGGCCAGACCGCGTCGCAGGTACAGCTGCTCGCCCGGCAGCTGGGCGAGCGCCCCGAAGTGGCCGCGGTGGTGGTGAAGACGCCGCAGCAGGGCATGGACGAATTGGCAAAGATGCAGGGCTTCTCCGGCGCGCTGCAGACGCTGGACGACAACCCGCTGCCGTACGTGCTGCAGTTGCAGCCGCGGGCGGGGGTGAGTGCGCACGCGCTGGAGCAACTGGTGGCCGACGTGCGCACCCTGCACAGCGTCGACCTGGTGCAGGACAGCGGCAACTGGCGGCAGCGGCTGGATGCCCTGCTCGGCGTGGGCAACCGCGTGGTGCTGGTGCTGGCTTCACTGCTGGCGCTGGCGGCGCTGCTGGTGGTCGGCAACACGATCCGGGTGGACATCGCCAGTCGCAGCGAGGAGATCGGCGTGCTGCTGGTGGTCGGCGCCAGCGGTGCGTTCGTGCGCCGGCCTTATCTGTACGCGGGGATCTGGTATGGCTTGTTCAGCGGCATCCTGGCTGCATTGCTGGCGGTGCTGATCGAGCTGGCGCTGGCCGCACCGGTGGCGCAGTTGAGCCAGGCTTATGACGGCAGGCTGCAGGTCGGCGGCCTGCCGCCGTGGCTGCTGCTGGCGGTGCCGCTGGTGGCGGCGGCACTGGGCTGGCTGGGCGCGCGACTGGTCAGTGCGTGGCAATTGCGCAAGGCCGTGTGA
- a CDS encoding response regulator, with the protein MSTNISSRLLTDAPRVLVVDGSRVVRQLITRVLQAELPGVEVVGCGSGAEAQQVLGEGVFDFITIALRLPDMDGLELAKFVRESAPQIYVPIVVVSGDVEDRLHRRTLGEHVTDYFDKALGFQALAEFIRGYVSTQTAAEGTVLYVEDSRVVALATRRMLEKIGLTVRHVVSVEDALAMLETDRALGWVGADVVLTDVSLKGELTGGDLLRQIRGEFGYGKGRLPVLVMTGDENPANQAALIKAGANDLVEKPVEEKLLVTKLLFQLRVARHLREHAAEA; encoded by the coding sequence ATGAGTACGAATATCAGCAGCCGTCTGCTGACCGATGCGCCGCGGGTGCTGGTGGTCGACGGTTCGCGCGTGGTGCGCCAGTTGATCACCCGCGTGTTGCAGGCCGAACTGCCGGGGGTCGAGGTGGTCGGCTGCGGCAGCGGCGCCGAGGCGCAGCAGGTGCTCGGCGAGGGCGTGTTTGATTTCATCACCATCGCGCTGCGCCTGCCCGACATGGACGGGCTGGAGCTGGCGAAGTTCGTGCGCGAGTCGGCGCCACAGATCTACGTGCCGATCGTGGTGGTGTCCGGCGACGTCGAGGATCGGCTGCATCGGCGCACGCTGGGCGAGCACGTCACCGACTATTTCGACAAGGCGCTGGGCTTCCAGGCGCTGGCCGAGTTCATCCGCGGCTACGTCAGCACGCAGACGGCGGCGGAAGGCACCGTGCTGTATGTCGAGGACAGTCGCGTGGTGGCGCTGGCGACCCGCCGCATGCTGGAGAAGATCGGCCTCACCGTGCGTCACGTGGTCAGTGTGGAGGATGCGCTGGCGATGCTGGAGACGGATCGCGCGCTGGGTTGGGTCGGCGCCGACGTGGTGCTCACTGACGTCAGCCTGAAGGGTGAACTCACCGGCGGCGACCTGCTCAGGCAGATCCGTGGCGAGTTCGGCTACGGCAAGGGCCGGCTGCCGGTGCTGGTGATGACCGGCGACGAGAACCCGGCCAACCAGGCCGCGCTGATCAAGGCCGGCGCCAACGACCTGGTCGAGAAGCCGGTCGAGGAAAAACTGCTGGTGACCAAGCTGCTGTTCCAGCTGCGCGTGGCCAGGCACCTGCGCGAACACGCCGCCGAGGCATGA
- the ung gene encoding uracil-DNA glycosylase, giving the protein MSDAAQIRLEPSWKARIGDYLLRPEMQALAAFLRAEKQAGKRIYPPGPEIFAAFEHTPFDVVRVVILGQDPYHGPGQAHGLCFSVRPGVRVPPSLDNIFKEIQRDLGIARPDHGCLTPWADRGVLLLNSVLTVEEGHAGAHQGKGWEGFTDAAIDALNREREGIVFLLWGSYAQRKGQLIDGRKHCVLKSVHPSPLSAHRGFLGCGHFSAANRYLESRGQSPIDWSLPTRASLPAG; this is encoded by the coding sequence ATGAGCGACGCGGCGCAGATCCGGCTGGAACCGTCGTGGAAGGCGCGCATCGGCGATTACCTCTTGCGCCCCGAGATGCAGGCGCTGGCCGCCTTCCTGCGCGCGGAGAAGCAGGCTGGCAAGCGGATCTATCCGCCCGGCCCGGAGATCTTCGCGGCGTTCGAACACACACCGTTCGACGTGGTGCGGGTGGTGATCCTGGGCCAGGATCCGTACCACGGCCCCGGCCAGGCGCACGGCCTGTGCTTCTCGGTGCGCCCCGGTGTGCGGGTGCCGCCGTCGCTGGACAACATCTTCAAGGAAATCCAGCGCGACCTCGGCATCGCGCGCCCCGACCACGGCTGCCTCACGCCGTGGGCCGACCGCGGCGTGCTGCTGCTCAACAGCGTGCTGACGGTGGAGGAAGGCCATGCCGGTGCGCATCAGGGCAAGGGTTGGGAAGGCTTCACCGATGCGGCGATCGACGCCTTGAACCGCGAGCGCGAGGGGATCGTGTTCCTGCTGTGGGGCAGCTACGCCCAGCGCAAGGGGCAGCTGATCGACGGCCGCAAGCACTGCGTGCTGAAGAGCGTGCACCCGTCGCCGCTGTCGGCGCACCGCGGCTTCCTCGGCTGCGGGCATTTCTCCGCCGCCAACCGCTACCTGGAAAGTCGCGGTCAGTCGCCGATCGACTGGTCGCTGCCGACGCGGGCTTCACTTCCCGCCGGTTGA